The following are encoded together in the Streptomyces sp. NBC_00341 genome:
- a CDS encoding helix-turn-helix domain-containing protein — translation MPDDATPDPYADPIAFGQRMQILRTKRGMSRPVVAGLLGMSQSWVKQVETGQIGMPKLPVILRIAELLRVRDLSDLTGDQSTPVDLFIGPGHSRLPEVRAAVNALSLSADRQAPPAEHVAARLAKAWQARHRAPNHREVLGELLPGLIGDAQLTVRQAETAAERRVGQAILSEVYSLSQFFVAYQPDSALLWRVAERGMVAAQESEDPHAIGVAAWLAAQAHRDSGPAHFDAADAMTMEALNFIQRFLPAADDRTIAIAGALQFEAGYTAARRGAKGEAWRWWDKANATAARLSPGYYHPVTSFSTAIMGAHAVTVAVELRAGGESVRQAIDADSTAIPSRPRLARHRIEEARAYQLDGQPETALATLERAHRAAPETIRYNGYARRIVLEETESRVPARRQRAAALAEQIGLLAA, via the coding sequence ATGCCAGATGATGCTACCCCGGACCCTTACGCCGATCCGATCGCATTCGGCCAACGCATGCAGATCCTCCGTACGAAGCGGGGCATGTCGCGGCCGGTCGTGGCAGGGCTGCTGGGGATGTCGCAGTCGTGGGTGAAGCAAGTCGAGACGGGACAGATCGGTATGCCGAAGCTTCCCGTGATCCTGCGCATCGCCGAGTTGCTGCGCGTCCGCGACCTTTCGGACCTGACCGGCGACCAGTCCACCCCCGTCGATCTGTTCATCGGGCCGGGCCACTCACGGCTGCCGGAGGTGCGGGCGGCGGTGAATGCCTTGTCGCTGAGCGCGGACCGGCAGGCGCCGCCGGCCGAACACGTAGCGGCTCGACTGGCGAAGGCGTGGCAGGCACGGCACCGCGCGCCGAACCACCGCGAGGTGCTGGGCGAGCTACTACCGGGGCTGATCGGGGACGCGCAGTTGACGGTGCGGCAGGCGGAGACAGCGGCTGAGCGGCGGGTGGGGCAGGCCATCCTGTCCGAGGTGTACAGCCTCAGCCAGTTCTTCGTGGCCTACCAGCCGGACAGTGCCCTGCTGTGGCGGGTGGCCGAGCGTGGCATGGTCGCGGCGCAGGAGTCCGAGGATCCGCACGCGATCGGTGTTGCGGCGTGGCTGGCCGCACAGGCACACCGCGACAGTGGGCCCGCGCACTTCGACGCGGCCGACGCCATGACGATGGAGGCCCTAAATTTCATACAGCGGTTCCTCCCAGCCGCCGACGACCGCACGATCGCCATTGCAGGCGCCCTCCAATTCGAGGCGGGGTATACGGCGGCCCGGCGAGGGGCGAAGGGCGAGGCGTGGCGGTGGTGGGACAAGGCGAACGCCACCGCGGCCCGGCTGTCACCCGGCTACTACCACCCAGTTACGTCGTTCTCCACCGCCATCATGGGCGCCCACGCCGTGACCGTGGCCGTGGAGCTGCGGGCTGGCGGGGAGTCAGTGCGGCAGGCAATCGACGCAGACAGCACAGCGATCCCGTCACGGCCGCGCCTGGCCCGACACCGCATCGAGGAGGCCCGCGCGTATCAGCTGGACGGGCAGCCTGAGACGGCCCTAGCCACGCTGGAGCGCGCCCACCGAGCAGCCCCGGAGACGATCCGCTACAACGGGTACGCCCGCCGGATCGTGCTGGAGGAGACGGAGTCCCGAGTGCCAGCTCGCCGCCAGCGTGCCGCGGCCCTGGCCGAGCAAATCGGACTACTCGCGGCGTAG
- a CDS encoding cation:proton antiporter regulatory subunit — protein sequence MGTHRTTLPGVGVQYDYTTETGQHISVVVHHDGRRFIGFYDQDDPDSCRLSVPLTPQEATGLAHLIDAAPIDAVRTEGIDLVTEHIPLGTRSPYGGRLLGDTRARTRTGASIVAVLRTHSAHPSPGPDFRLAIGDTLVVVGTREGVDTLSEIIAEG from the coding sequence ATGGGAACCCACCGCACCACGCTGCCCGGAGTCGGAGTGCAGTACGACTACACCACCGAGACGGGCCAGCACATCTCCGTCGTCGTGCATCACGACGGGCGGCGGTTCATCGGGTTCTACGACCAGGACGATCCTGATTCGTGCCGGCTCTCCGTACCCCTGACTCCACAGGAGGCCACCGGGCTCGCGCACCTCATCGATGCCGCGCCGATCGACGCCGTGCGGACCGAGGGGATCGATCTGGTCACCGAGCACATACCGCTCGGGACGCGGTCGCCGTACGGCGGGCGGTTGCTCGGGGACACCCGGGCTCGGACCCGGACCGGGGCCTCGATCGTGGCGGTGTTGCGTACGCACAGTGCGCATCCGTCGCCGGGGCCGGACTTCCGGCTGGCCATCGGGGACACGCTTGTCGTCGTCGGTACGCGCGAGGGCGTGGACACGCTCTCCGAGATTATTGCGGAGGGCTGA
- a CDS encoding cation:proton antiporter, producing the protein MHDTTALLVEFGSVILGLGIIGRFAGRIGLSSIPLYLLAGLAFGDGGLLPLGASEEFTAVGAEIGVILLLLLLGLEYSASELVTSLKTQYPSGAVDFVLNATPGAVAALLLGWGPVGAVALAGVTWISSSGVIAKVLADLGRLGNRETPVILGVLVIEDLSMAVYLPLLTAMLAGVGFAGGSIALLVALGTVGFVLYLALRHGRLISRAVSSDNPELLLLVVLGLTVLVAGVAQQLQVSAAVGAFLVGIALSGEVAEGARKLLTPLRDLFAAVFFVFFGLSTNPAEIPPVLLPAALLAIVTVFTKIATGWYAARRAGIGSRGRWRAGGTLVARGEFSIVIAGLAVATEPRIGPIATAYVLILVIVGPLTARWTQPIVEKIQEWRGGSGDKPAASSSGSGGGSGSGSSSSDTVPAARVPLPQEELAQTD; encoded by the coding sequence GTGCACGACACGACCGCACTGCTGGTGGAGTTCGGCTCCGTCATTCTGGGGCTCGGCATCATCGGCCGGTTCGCCGGCCGAATAGGCCTCTCCTCGATCCCCCTCTATCTGCTGGCCGGACTCGCCTTCGGTGACGGTGGGCTGCTGCCGCTCGGCGCGAGTGAGGAGTTCACCGCTGTCGGCGCCGAGATCGGCGTCATTCTGCTGCTGCTCCTGCTGGGGCTCGAGTACAGCGCCAGTGAACTCGTCACCAGTCTGAAGACGCAGTATCCGTCCGGGGCCGTGGACTTCGTGCTCAACGCCACCCCCGGTGCCGTCGCCGCGCTGCTGCTCGGCTGGGGGCCCGTGGGGGCGGTGGCTCTGGCCGGGGTCACCTGGATCTCGTCGTCCGGGGTGATCGCCAAGGTCCTCGCGGATCTGGGGCGGCTCGGCAACCGGGAGACGCCCGTCATCCTCGGGGTGCTCGTCATCGAGGACCTGTCGATGGCCGTCTACCTGCCGCTGCTCACCGCGATGCTCGCGGGCGTGGGCTTCGCCGGCGGCAGCATCGCGCTGCTCGTCGCGCTCGGCACCGTCGGCTTCGTGCTCTACCTCGCGCTGCGGCACGGGCGGCTGATCAGCCGGGCCGTGTCCTCCGACAATCCCGAGCTGCTGCTGCTCGTCGTGCTCGGGCTGACCGTGCTGGTCGCCGGGGTCGCCCAGCAGTTGCAGGTGTCCGCGGCCGTCGGGGCGTTCCTCGTCGGCATCGCGCTGTCCGGCGAGGTCGCGGAGGGGGCGCGCAAGCTGCTGACCCCGTTGCGGGATCTCTTCGCCGCCGTCTTCTTCGTGTTCTTCGGGCTCTCCACCAACCCCGCGGAGATCCCGCCGGTGCTCCTCCCGGCCGCGCTGCTGGCCATCGTCACCGTCTTCACCAAGATCGCCACCGGCTGGTACGCGGCACGGCGGGCCGGCATCGGTTCGCGCGGGCGCTGGCGGGCGGGCGGCACGCTCGTCGCCCGGGGCGAGTTCTCCATCGTCATTGCCGGTCTGGCCGTGGCCACCGAGCCGCGCATCGGCCCCATCGCCACCGCGTACGTCCTGATCCTCGTCATCGTCGGCCCGCTCACCGCCCGCTGGACGCAGCCGATCGTCGAGAAGATCCAGGAGTGGCGGGGCGGCAGCGGGGACAAGCCCGCCGCATCGTCCAGCGGTAGCGGCGGCGGTAGCGGTAGCGGAAGCAGCAGCAGCGACACCGTTCCTGCCGCGCGGGTGCCCCTGCCGCAGGAGGAGCTCGCTCAGACCGACTGA
- a CDS encoding MarR family winged helix-turn-helix transcriptional regulator → MAAHEQASEKRPSAPSTPGRDDVDAVTRAVLTASRLLVAVSARSLAAVEDRVTLPQFRLLVVLATHGDAKLVSLAERLGVNPSTAMRMLDRLIVAGLAERQVNPANRRETALRVTPEGLQLVEDVTAGRRREIASIVERLAPEQRSALIEALTAFTAAGGEPAVPGGGADAYPLGWLPDLPAAQDG, encoded by the coding sequence ATGGCCGCGCACGAACAGGCATCTGAGAAACGACCGTCCGCCCCGTCCACCCCCGGCAGGGACGACGTCGACGCGGTGACGCGGGCGGTGCTGACCGCGTCGAGACTGCTGGTGGCCGTTTCGGCCCGGTCGCTGGCGGCGGTCGAGGACCGGGTGACGCTGCCGCAGTTCCGCCTGCTCGTGGTCCTGGCCACCCACGGGGACGCCAAGCTGGTCTCGCTGGCCGAGCGCCTCGGCGTCAATCCGTCGACCGCGATGCGCATGCTGGACCGGCTGATTGTCGCCGGTCTGGCCGAACGGCAGGTCAACCCGGCCAACCGCCGGGAGACGGCACTGCGGGTGACCCCGGAGGGGCTCCAGCTGGTCGAGGACGTCACGGCCGGCCGCCGCCGGGAGATCGCCTCGATCGTCGAGCGCCTCGCCCCGGAGCAGCGGTCCGCGCTGATCGAGGCGCTGACGGCGTTCACCGCGGCGGGCGGCGAGCCGGCCGTTCCCGGGGGCGGCGCGGACGCGTACCCGCTGGGCTGGCTGCCCGACCTGCCCGCCGCCCAGGACGGCTGA
- a CDS encoding nitroreductase family deazaflavin-dependent oxidoreductase yields MFRAGLGPLFRGRLLLLVHTGRTSGQPRRTAVEVVESATVDGRRSWTVASGYGPAADWYRNLRRTPQATVQIGRRFHAVTAAELPAGEGGELMVRYAPRHPRVARRLCAYLGFTVDGSAEGYRAVGESIPFVRLTEGAPAGRGDR; encoded by the coding sequence ATGTTCCGGGCCGGGCTCGGGCCGTTGTTCCGGGGGCGGCTGCTGCTCCTCGTCCACACCGGGCGCACCTCGGGACAGCCGCGCCGGACCGCCGTCGAGGTGGTCGAGTCCGCGACGGTGGACGGCCGGCGGAGCTGGACCGTGGCGTCCGGATACGGGCCCGCCGCCGACTGGTACCGCAACCTGCGCCGTACGCCGCAGGCCACCGTGCAGATCGGCCGCCGGTTCCACGCGGTGACGGCGGCAGAGCTGCCGGCCGGGGAGGGCGGCGAGCTGATGGTGCGGTACGCGCCCCGGCATCCCCGGGTCGCCCGGCGGCTCTGCGCGTACCTGGGGTTCACGGTCGACGGCAGCGCGGAGGGCTACCGGGCCGTGGGCGAGTCCATTCCGTTCGTACGCCTCACCGAGGGCGCCCCGGCCGGCCGCGGCGACCGCTGA
- a CDS encoding MFS transporter — protein MARHARQPQEPAEKGEGRGSSHRWWVLGVIGLAQLMVVLDATIVNIALPSAQQDLGFSDGNRQWIVTAYALAFGSLLLLGGRIADLVGRRVVFLVGLVGFAVASAIGGAAPSFEVLVLARALQGMFGALLAPAALSLLTTTFTVPKERAKAFGIYGAIAGAGGAVGLLLGGVLTEYLDWRWCLYVNLLFAAVAFLGGWRLLTAGAPVDRPKLDIPGTVLVSAGLFCIVFGFSRAETHPWSSPDVWGFLVAGAALVAAFAWWQTRAAHPLLPMRVVLDRDRAASFLAMFISGGGLFGVFLFLTYFLQKSLFYSPVSTGLAFLPMIAVMIVTSVTTTNVLVPRVGAKPIVPLGMGLAAAGMVWLTALDLNSTYAAHVLPPLICLGLGLGMIFATAMNLATAGVSARDAGVASAMVNTSQQVGGSIGTALLNTLATTAATNYLVGRRPTPAAIAQSQLDSYTTAYWWSAGFFAVGFLVTVILYRRGVPRPHPVEEPEPART, from the coding sequence ATGGCCCGACACGCACGTCAGCCGCAGGAACCTGCCGAGAAGGGGGAGGGGCGCGGTTCGTCCCACCGGTGGTGGGTGCTGGGAGTGATCGGGCTCGCCCAGCTGATGGTGGTGCTCGACGCGACGATCGTGAACATCGCGCTGCCCTCCGCGCAGCAGGACCTCGGCTTCAGCGACGGCAACCGCCAGTGGATCGTGACGGCGTACGCCCTCGCCTTCGGCTCGCTGCTGCTGCTCGGCGGCCGGATCGCGGACCTGGTCGGCCGCCGGGTGGTGTTCCTGGTCGGACTGGTCGGCTTCGCGGTGGCCTCCGCGATCGGCGGCGCCGCCCCGAGCTTCGAGGTCCTGGTGCTGGCCCGCGCCCTCCAGGGCATGTTCGGCGCGCTGCTGGCGCCGGCCGCGCTCTCCCTGCTCACCACGACGTTCACCGTCCCGAAGGAGCGGGCCAAGGCCTTCGGTATCTACGGGGCCATCGCGGGGGCGGGCGGCGCGGTGGGGCTGCTGCTCGGCGGGGTGCTCACCGAGTACCTGGACTGGCGCTGGTGCCTGTACGTGAACCTGCTGTTCGCGGCCGTCGCGTTCCTCGGCGGCTGGCGGCTGCTCACCGCCGGGGCGCCCGTCGACCGCCCGAAGCTCGACATCCCGGGGACCGTGCTGGTCTCGGCGGGCCTCTTCTGCATCGTGTTCGGATTCTCCAGGGCGGAGACCCATCCGTGGAGTTCGCCGGACGTCTGGGGGTTCCTGGTGGCCGGTGCGGCGCTCGTCGCCGCGTTCGCGTGGTGGCAGACCAGGGCCGCGCATCCGCTGCTGCCGATGCGGGTGGTGCTGGACCGGGACCGGGCCGCGTCGTTCCTCGCGATGTTCATCTCCGGTGGCGGCCTGTTCGGGGTGTTCCTGTTCCTCACGTACTTCCTGCAGAAGAGCCTGTTCTACTCGCCGGTCAGCACAGGCCTCGCGTTCCTGCCGATGATCGCCGTCATGATCGTGACGTCCGTGACGACGACGAACGTCCTGGTGCCACGGGTCGGCGCCAAACCGATCGTGCCGCTCGGCATGGGTCTCGCGGCGGCCGGCATGGTGTGGCTGACCGCGCTGGACCTGAACAGCACCTACGCGGCCCACGTGCTGCCCCCGCTGATCTGCCTGGGGCTCGGGCTGGGCATGATCTTCGCGACCGCGATGAACCTGGCGACCGCCGGGGTTTCCGCCCGGGACGCCGGGGTGGCCTCCGCGATGGTCAACACCAGCCAGCAGGTGGGCGGCTCCATCGGCACGGCGCTGCTGAACACCCTGGCCACCACCGCGGCCACCAACTACCTGGTCGGCCGCCGTCCGACCCCGGCCGCGATCGCCCAGTCCCAGCTGGACAGCTACACCACCGCGTACTGGTGGTCCGCGGGCTTCTTCGCCGTCGGCTTCCTGGTCACGGTGATCCTCTACCGCCGGGGCGTTCCGCGGCCCCACCCGGTGGAGGAACCCGAACCGGCACGGACCTGA
- a CDS encoding PucR family transcriptional regulator, translating into MPEPEIPDSFLEGYARILGDVAVTGRRLTREELEIRRSLGRQAAEAGHQLRALVRMHLAETRTAWPGAAPGATAATVAAVTECVLAAAEQAVDAFAEGFERAQRLTVRREEAARREFIDDLLYGRSDLGRLAERATRFGLRLSRAHAVAVAAGPEAYTETDAVPRQVESALLARFSGRKILITTKDGRLICIAPGSQPDVLRYFAKQAHAATDGGRVAVGRAHRGPGGVVQSYDEALDALDLADRMDLDDPVLYSADLLVYPVLTRDRQAMSDLVRSELGPLQEARGGAEPLLKTLSVYFESGCVAAETARRLALSVRALTYRLERIHQLTGSDPSDPMHRYTLQTAVIGARLLDWPAKEV; encoded by the coding sequence GTGCCTGAGCCGGAGATTCCCGACAGCTTTCTGGAGGGCTACGCCCGGATCCTGGGCGATGTGGCCGTCACCGGGCGGCGGCTCACCCGGGAGGAGCTGGAGATCCGCCGGTCCCTGGGCAGGCAGGCCGCGGAGGCGGGACACCAGCTGCGCGCCCTGGTCCGCATGCACCTGGCCGAGACCCGCACCGCCTGGCCGGGCGCCGCTCCCGGCGCCACGGCGGCGACCGTGGCGGCGGTCACGGAGTGCGTGCTGGCCGCGGCGGAACAGGCGGTCGACGCGTTCGCGGAGGGCTTCGAGCGGGCCCAGCGGCTCACCGTGCGGCGGGAGGAGGCGGCCCGCCGCGAGTTCATCGACGACCTGCTGTACGGGCGCAGCGACCTCGGCCGGCTCGCGGAGCGGGCCACGCGCTTCGGGCTGCGGCTCTCGCGCGCCCACGCGGTGGCGGTGGCGGCGGGCCCGGAGGCGTACACCGAGACGGATGCCGTGCCCCGGCAGGTGGAGTCGGCGCTGCTGGCCCGGTTCAGCGGCCGGAAGATCCTCATCACGACGAAGGACGGACGGCTGATATGCATCGCGCCGGGCAGCCAGCCCGACGTCCTGAGGTACTTCGCCAAGCAGGCGCACGCGGCGACGGACGGCGGCCGGGTCGCCGTCGGCCGCGCCCACCGGGGCCCCGGTGGCGTGGTCCAGTCGTACGACGAGGCGCTCGACGCCCTTGACCTGGCCGACCGGATGGACCTGGACGACCCGGTGCTGTACTCCGCCGATCTGCTGGTCTACCCGGTGCTGACCCGGGACAGACAGGCGATGTCCGACCTGGTGCGCAGCGAGCTGGGGCCGCTCCAGGAGGCCCGGGGCGGGGCGGAACCGCTGCTGAAGACGTTGTCCGTGTACTTCGAGTCGGGCTGCGTCGCCGCCGAGACGGCACGGCGGCTCGCGCTGAGCGTGCGCGCCCTCACCTACCGGCTGGAGCGCATCCACCAGCTGACCGGCTCCGACCCCTCCGACCCGATGCACCGCTACACCCTGCAGACGGCGGTGATCGGGGCCCGGCTGCTGGACTGGCCCGCGAAGGAGGTGTGA
- a CDS encoding flotillin family protein encodes MEAISLGLGLLIAVVLLIAIALLLIVTRLFRKVEQGKALIISKTKKVDVTFTGAVVLPVLHKAESMDISVKTIEIRRTGREGLICQDNIRADIHITFFVRVNKTVEDVIKVAQAIGTERASDKVAIQEFFAAKFSEALKTVGKQLDFVDLYTKREEFRDRIIRVIGTDLNGYHLDDAAIDFLEQTPMTQLDGANILDAQGIRKITELTAIEHVRTNEYQRTEQKEITRQDVDARETILELERRQAEAEIKQRREVETLRAREEAVTARVQEEERLGAQGAFIKTEEQLGIQRENQAREIAVAQKNRERVIAVENERIEKDRMIEVIGRERQTELNRIAATKEVEAERREVADVIRERIAVDRTVAEQEESIKTLRSVEESERTRKSVIIAAEAEAQELLVKDIKAAEAAEASATHRAAEQLTLAEARLKTADLDARAKLRLAEGVQAESAAPGLADVQVRDAAAEVIEKTGRAEAEATSARLRAEAEGARLKALAEAEGTQAQATADAAMIGEKLKAEAAGLTDKAAAMAALDDASRGHEEYRLRLEAEKEIRLAGLDVQRQVAEAQATIVSAGLENADIDIVGGESVFFDRLVSSISMGKSLDGFVGNSDTAKALAGPWLNGTSSFTDDLTKVLGSVSSGDVQNLTVSALLMRMMAAPGAGGVGADQVRELLEHARALGLADLPLNGVAPTRNGTPVS; translated from the coding sequence ATGGAAGCCATCTCCTTGGGCCTCGGCCTGCTCATCGCCGTGGTCCTGCTCATCGCGATCGCCCTGCTGCTGATCGTCACCCGGCTCTTCCGCAAGGTCGAGCAGGGCAAGGCCCTGATCATCTCCAAGACCAAGAAGGTCGACGTGACCTTCACCGGTGCCGTCGTCCTGCCGGTGCTGCACAAGGCCGAATCGATGGACATCTCGGTGAAGACCATCGAGATCCGGCGCACCGGGCGCGAGGGCCTGATCTGCCAGGACAACATCCGCGCCGACATCCACATCACGTTCTTCGTGCGGGTCAACAAGACCGTCGAGGACGTCATCAAGGTCGCCCAGGCCATCGGGACGGAACGGGCCAGCGACAAGGTCGCGATCCAGGAGTTCTTCGCCGCGAAGTTCTCCGAGGCGCTCAAGACCGTCGGCAAGCAGCTGGACTTCGTCGACCTCTACACCAAGCGCGAGGAGTTCCGGGACCGGATCATCCGGGTCATCGGCACCGATCTGAACGGCTACCACCTGGACGACGCCGCGATCGACTTCCTTGAGCAGACGCCGATGACGCAGCTGGACGGCGCCAACATCCTTGACGCGCAGGGCATTCGGAAGATCACCGAGCTGACCGCGATCGAGCACGTACGCACCAACGAGTACCAGCGCACCGAGCAGAAGGAGATCACCCGGCAGGACGTGGACGCCCGGGAGACCATCCTGGAGCTGGAGCGCCGCCAGGCCGAGGCCGAGATCAAGCAGCGCCGCGAGGTCGAGACGCTGCGGGCCCGCGAGGAGGCGGTGACCGCCCGGGTCCAGGAGGAGGAACGCCTCGGCGCGCAGGGCGCGTTCATCAAGACCGAGGAGCAGCTCGGCATCCAGCGGGAGAACCAGGCGCGGGAGATCGCGGTCGCGCAGAAGAACCGCGAGCGCGTCATCGCGGTGGAGAACGAGCGCATCGAGAAGGACCGGATGATCGAGGTCATCGGGCGCGAGCGGCAGACCGAGCTGAACCGGATCGCCGCGACGAAGGAGGTCGAGGCCGAGCGCCGCGAGGTCGCGGACGTGATCCGGGAGCGGATCGCGGTGGACCGTACGGTCGCCGAGCAGGAGGAGTCCATCAAGACGCTGCGGTCCGTCGAGGAGTCCGAGCGCACCCGCAAGTCGGTGATCATCGCCGCGGAGGCGGAGGCGCAGGAGCTGCTGGTCAAGGACATCAAGGCGGCGGAGGCCGCCGAGGCTTCGGCCACTCACCGGGCGGCCGAGCAGCTCACGCTCGCGGAGGCCCGGCTGAAGACGGCCGATCTGGACGCCCGCGCGAAGCTGCGGCTGGCCGAGGGTGTCCAGGCGGAGTCGGCGGCACCCGGTCTCGCGGACGTGCAGGTGCGGGACGCGGCGGCCGAGGTCATCGAGAAGACCGGGCGTGCCGAGGCCGAGGCGACGTCCGCCCGGCTCAGGGCAGAGGCGGAGGGCGCGCGGCTCAAGGCGCTGGCCGAAGCGGAGGGTACGCAGGCCCAGGCGACGGCGGACGCGGCGATGATCGGCGAGAAGCTGAAGGCCGAGGCGGCGGGGCTCACCGACAAGGCGGCCGCGATGGCCGCCCTGGACGACGCGTCGCGCGGGCACGAGGAGTACCGGCTGCGTCTTGAGGCGGAGAAGGAGATCCGGCTCGCCGGGCTCGATGTGCAGCGGCAGGTCGCCGAGGCGCAGGCGACGATCGTGTCGGCCGGGCTGGAGAACGCGGACATCGACATCGTCGGCGGGGAGTCGGTCTTCTTCGACCGGCTGGTCTCGTCCATCTCCATGGGCAAGAGCCTCGACGGCTTCGTCGGGAACTCGGACACGGCGAAGGCGCTTGCCGGGCCGTGGCTGAACGGCACGTCGTCGTTCACGGACGACCTGACGAAGGTGCTGGGCTCCGTGTCGTCGGGTGATGTGCAGAACCTGACGGTGTCGGCGCTGCTGATGCGGATGATGGCGGCGCCGGGGGCGGGAGGCGTGGGTGCGGACCAGGTCCGCGAGCTGCTGGAGCACGCCCGCGCGCTGGGCCTCGCGGACCTGCCGCTGAACGGGGTCGCGCCCACGCGCAACGGTACGCCGGTCTCGTAG